Proteins encoded in a region of the Lepeophtheirus salmonis chromosome 6, UVic_Lsal_1.4, whole genome shotgun sequence genome:
- the LOC121119694 gene encoding uncharacterized protein isoform X1: MGFTLSSLSELLDQFRNPIYYQIPDRMTVSYTAEVANASSFGCFTPILFRWKGSLYKLIFKELFVYLTIYAFINIFYFVVLLQDGLQNYRQIFEAAKAYCSIQTSSIPMTFGLGFYVSIIVKRWWDQYQLLPWPDSLAIFIVGLLEGMDERSRMMRRNIMRYTLLSYVITLRRISFRVRKRFPTMQHVVDAGLMRSDELKCMELMDEKCSVSKWWMPLVWATHIVDMARKEQKIKSDPAVQTILKEISSIRAGLTGVQHYDTISVPLVYTQVVTLAVYSYFAAALMGAQWVIPESQEDYKTTYKLPTFKHETVDGEFGYQPINLYFPFFLMLQFIFYVGWLKVAEILINPFGEDDDDFELNYIIDRHFRVAYMIVDEMHDNNPELLKDIHWNETVPNNLPYTEDTAHYRKEEPKGGAEKIFDEDLYGYSNYSKYGFLRRMSSNRPTSARKSSNISLSKTLTNGNAVMRPVRGGDPEPSSDYESVDTSIVGWWKNKLRRSQIRKSGFSVASSHSNFPHRKSTKSLKSQKSNYGRIFSSNANNTPKLSVTSNTDSNHPPTTGEHLGTAKEEQFQSTPNLDHSSKNPIAMVTDDEDSFDNEYDFSRFRNQSHLTTITENQNSPYSTHNGSRRNSRPYPNAEGLFESSSTPPFLSKSFSDQGSTNYYPLSETQDEHLNPFQKEGGDINKDDTFNYEEVSFNRQDKDSDPGLILKPKRHFELGASPAETLKIPSYTSPSNTPNTSYGNYASPALPKRQARLAFDSIKLSKAMESFVKPNDSVTEVKNKILDDMDEMDVKDEEERRSLGERKSHPEDNTKGQKKSEESIASAFDNATFYV; encoded by the coding sequence GATAGAATGACTGTTTCGTACACGGCTGAAGTTGCCAATGCAAGTAGCTTTGGATGTTTCACCCCCATCTTGTTCCGATGGAAAGGTTCCCTCTACAAACTCATTTTTAAGGAGCTCTTTGTGTATCTCACCATCTACgcatttatcaatatattctaCTTTGTAGTTCTCCTCCAAGATGGACTCCAGAACTATCGTCAGATATTTGAGGCTGCTAAAGCCTACTGTTCTATTCAAACTAGTTCTATTCCTATGACCTTTGGTCTGGGCTTCTATGTATCCATCATTGTGAAGCGGTGGTGGGATCAGTATCAATTGCTTCCATGGCCAGACTCACTTGCCATATTTATCGTTGGTCTTCTTGAAGGAATGGATGAGCGTTCTCGCATGATGCGGCGAAATATTATGAGATACACGCTGCTTTCCTATGTGATCACTTTGAGAAGGATCAGCTTTAGGGTTCGAAAACGGTTTCCCACGATGCAACATGTAGTGGATGCGGGTCTTATGCGGTCTGATGAGCTTAAGTGCATGGAGTTAATGGATGAAAAGTGCTCTGTGTCGAAATGGTGGATGCCTCTTGTTTGGGCCACACACATTGTTGATATGGCACGGAAGGAGCAAAAGATTAAGAGTGATCCTGCAGTGCAAACAATTCTCAAGGAAATTTCTTCGATCCGTGCGGGACTCACTGGGGTTCAACACTATGATACGATATCCGTACCATTAGTATATACTCAAGTCGTCACTCTAGCTGTCTATAGTTATTTTGCTGCAGCCTTAATGGGAGCACAGTGGGTTATTCCGGAGAGCCAGGAGGACTACAAAACAACCTACAAACTACCAACTTTTAAGCACGAGACTGTGGATGGAGAATTCGGCTATCAacccataaatttatatttccctttttttctcatgctgcaatttatattttatgttggaTGGCTCAAAGTCGCCGAGATTCTCATTAATCCCTTTGGAGAAGATGATGATGATTTTGAGCTTAACTATATCATTGATAGACATTTCCGTGTTGCCTACATGATTGTTGATGAAATGCATGATAATAATCCAGAATTACTCAAAGATATACATTGGAATGAAACTGTTCCAAACAACCTTCCCTATACAGAGGACACAGCCCATTACCGAAAAGAAGAGCCCAAAGGAGGAgcggaaaaaatatttgatgaagaCTTGTATGGATATTCCAATTACTCAAAGTACGGGTTTTTAAGAAGAATGAGTTCGAACCGTCCTACTTCAGCACGaaaatcttcaaatatttctctttcaaaaacGCTCACCAATGGGAATGCAGTGATGCGACCTGTGCGAGGAGGTGATCCAGAGCCTTCATCAGACTATGAGAGTGTAGATACTAGCATCGTGGGGTGGTGGAAAAATAAGTTAAGACGATCGCAGATACGTAAATCCGGATTTTCTGTTGCATCAAGCCATTCCAATTTCCCTCATAGAAAATCCACCAAATCTCTCAAgtctcaaaaatcaaattatggaaGAATTTTTAGTAGCAATGCAAATAATACTCCAAAATTAAGTGTTACTTCAAACACCGATAGCAATCACCCACCCACTACGGGTGAACATCTTGGTACGGCAAAAGAGGAACAATTCCAGTCTACTCCAAATTTAGACCATTCCTCCAAAAATCCTATTGCTATGGTAACAGATGATGAGGATAGTTTTGATAACGAGTACGATTTTAGTCGTTTCAGAAATCAATCCCATCTTACAACCATCACAGAAAACCAAAATTCACCATACTCAACTCACAATGGCTCTCGAAGGAATTCAAGGCCTTATCCTAATGCAGAGGGACTCTTTGAGAGTTCTTCAACACCACCCTTTCTTTCCAAATCATTTTCCGATCAGGGAAGCACCAATTATTACCCATTGTCAGAAACCCAAGACGAACATTTGAATCCTTTTCAGAAGGAAGGGGGCGATATTAATAAGGACGATACTTTTAACTACGAAGAGGTATCTTTCAATCGGCAGGATAAAGACTCCGATCCAGGCCTCATTCTTAAGCCCAAAAGACATTTCGAACTCGGTGCAAGTCCTGCAGAAACTTTAAAGATCCCTTCTTATACAAGTCCTTCAAACACACCTAATACTTCATACGGAAACTATGCCAGCCCTGCTTTGCCGAAGAGGCAGGCTCGACTTGCATTTGATTCCATCAAACTCTCTAAAGCCATGGAGTCTTTTGTAAAGCCAAATGATTCCGTTACAGAAGTGAAGAATAAAATTCTAGATGACATGGATGAAATGGATGTAAAGGATGAGGAAGAGAGAAGGAGTCTGGGTGAGAGAAAGAGTCATCCAGAGGATAATACAAAGGGGCAAAAGAAAAGTGAGGAGAGCATTGCATCTGCTTTTGATAATGCAACATTCTACGTTTGA
- the LOC121121038 gene encoding dihydrolipoyl dehydrogenase, mitochondrial, with the protein MQASLKQGITSTSFLHRAKLVLSRGYAANAHDADLVVIGSGPGGYVGAIKSAQLGMKTYCVEKNPTLGGTCLNVGCIPSKSLLNNSHYYAMAKSGDLASRGIKMEKVELDLEALMGQKDNSVKTLTGGIKMLFKGNKVNLLSGHGKITGANEVSVIGPDGSITDTVTAKNIMIATGSEVTPFPGIDIDEERIVSSTGALKLKEVPKKMLIIGAGVIGVELGSVWSRLGSEVTAVEFLGHVGGMGIDAEVSKNFQRICQKQGLKFKLNTKVTGAKREGEKVIVSVEGVKDGKTEDLEVDVLLVCVGRKPYTHNIGLEELGIEKDDKGRVPVNSRFQTVIPNIYAIGDCIHGPMLAHKAEDEAIIAAEGMLGGPVHIDYNCVPSVIYTHPEVAWVGKTEEDLKSEGIEYNVGKFPFMANSRAKTNNETDGFVKVLGEKKTDRLLGAHIIGPGAGELINEATLAMEYGASCEDIARVCHAHPTVSEAFREANIAAWSGKAINC; encoded by the exons ATGCAGGCTTCTTTGAAACAAGGAATTACATCAACT AGCTTCCTTCATCGGGCTAAATTGGTTCTTTCTCGAGGTTACGCAGCTAATGCTCACGATGCAGACCTTGTTGTCATTGGATCTGGGCCTGGAGGATATGTCGGAGCCATCAAGTCAGCGCAGCTTGGAATGAAG ACATATTGTGTCGAGAAAAATCCTACTTTGGGCGGTACCTGTTTGAATGTGGGATGTATTCCATCAAAGTCTCTTCTCAACAATTCTCATTATTATGCTATGGCAAAATCTGGAGATTTAGCTTCCCGAGGTATCAAAATGGAAAAGGTGGAACTTGACTTAGAGGCTCTCATGGGTCAAAAGGATAATTCCGTCAAAACATTGACTGGCGGTATTAAAATGCTCTTCAAAGGTAATAAAGTGAATTTGCTATCTGGACATGGAAAAATTACTGGTGCAAATGAAGTGTCAGTTATTGGACCTGATGGAAGTATAACTGATACTGTTACTGCCAAAAATATCATGATTGCCACTGGATCAGAAGTCACTCCTTTCCCAGGAATTGAt ATTGATGAGGAAAGAATTGTTTCATCGACTGGAGCATTAAAGTTAAAGGAAGTGCCTAAAAAAATGCTCATTATCGGAGCTGGTGTCATTGGTGTTGAACTTGGGTCCGTTTGGAGTCGACTTGGATCAGAGGTTACAGCTGTTGAATTTTTGGGGCATGTCGGGGGTATGGGTATTGATGCCGaagtttctaaaaattttcAGAGAATTTGTCAGAAACAAGGACTTAAATTTAAGTTGAATACTAAAGTCACTGGAGCAAAAAGAGAAGGTGAGAAGGTGATTGTTAGTGTTGAAGGTGTCAAGGATGGGAAAACTGAAGATTTGGAGGTCGATGTTCTTCTTGTCTGTGTAGGAAGAAAACCTTACACTCATAATATTGGACTCGAAGAATTAGGTATTGAAAAGGACGACAAAGGACGTGTCCCTGTCAATTCTag GTTCCAAACTGTGATTCCCAATATTTACGCCATTGGTGATTGTATTCATGGTCCCATGTTGGCTCACAAAGCAGAAGATGAGGCCATCATTGCTGCTGAGGGTATGCTCGGAGGGCCCGTTCACATTGATTACAATTGTGTTCCATCTGTTATTTACACTCATCCTGAAGTTGCATGGGTCGGAAAAACTGAGGAAGATCTCAAATCAGAGGGTATTGAGTACAACGTTGGAAAATTCCCTTTCATGGCCAACAGTCGTGCAAAAACCAATAACGAAACTGATGGCTTTGTCAAAGTTCTAGGTGAAAAGAAAACTGATCGCTTATTAGGTGCACACATTATTGGCCCTGGAGCAGGTGAACTCATTAATGAAGCTACTCTCGCCATGGAATATGGAGCATCCTGTGAAGATATTGCTCGTGTATGCCATGCTCATCCT ACTGTGTCCGAAGCATTCCGAGAGGCAAATATTGCTGCATGGAGTGGAAAAGCTATTAATTGCTAA
- the LOC121119694 gene encoding uncharacterized protein isoform X2: MTVSYTAEVANASSFGCFTPILFRWKGSLYKLIFKELFVYLTIYAFINIFYFVVLLQDGLQNYRQIFEAAKAYCSIQTSSIPMTFGLGFYVSIIVKRWWDQYQLLPWPDSLAIFIVGLLEGMDERSRMMRRNIMRYTLLSYVITLRRISFRVRKRFPTMQHVVDAGLMRSDELKCMELMDEKCSVSKWWMPLVWATHIVDMARKEQKIKSDPAVQTILKEISSIRAGLTGVQHYDTISVPLVYTQVVTLAVYSYFAAALMGAQWVIPESQEDYKTTYKLPTFKHETVDGEFGYQPINLYFPFFLMLQFIFYVGWLKVAEILINPFGEDDDDFELNYIIDRHFRVAYMIVDEMHDNNPELLKDIHWNETVPNNLPYTEDTAHYRKEEPKGGAEKIFDEDLYGYSNYSKYGFLRRMSSNRPTSARKSSNISLSKTLTNGNAVMRPVRGGDPEPSSDYESVDTSIVGWWKNKLRRSQIRKSGFSVASSHSNFPHRKSTKSLKSQKSNYGRIFSSNANNTPKLSVTSNTDSNHPPTTGEHLGTAKEEQFQSTPNLDHSSKNPIAMVTDDEDSFDNEYDFSRFRNQSHLTTITENQNSPYSTHNGSRRNSRPYPNAEGLFESSSTPPFLSKSFSDQGSTNYYPLSETQDEHLNPFQKEGGDINKDDTFNYEEVSFNRQDKDSDPGLILKPKRHFELGASPAETLKIPSYTSPSNTPNTSYGNYASPALPKRQARLAFDSIKLSKAMESFVKPNDSVTEVKNKILDDMDEMDVKDEEERRSLGERKSHPEDNTKGQKKSEESIASAFDNATFYV; this comes from the coding sequence ATGACTGTTTCGTACACGGCTGAAGTTGCCAATGCAAGTAGCTTTGGATGTTTCACCCCCATCTTGTTCCGATGGAAAGGTTCCCTCTACAAACTCATTTTTAAGGAGCTCTTTGTGTATCTCACCATCTACgcatttatcaatatattctaCTTTGTAGTTCTCCTCCAAGATGGACTCCAGAACTATCGTCAGATATTTGAGGCTGCTAAAGCCTACTGTTCTATTCAAACTAGTTCTATTCCTATGACCTTTGGTCTGGGCTTCTATGTATCCATCATTGTGAAGCGGTGGTGGGATCAGTATCAATTGCTTCCATGGCCAGACTCACTTGCCATATTTATCGTTGGTCTTCTTGAAGGAATGGATGAGCGTTCTCGCATGATGCGGCGAAATATTATGAGATACACGCTGCTTTCCTATGTGATCACTTTGAGAAGGATCAGCTTTAGGGTTCGAAAACGGTTTCCCACGATGCAACATGTAGTGGATGCGGGTCTTATGCGGTCTGATGAGCTTAAGTGCATGGAGTTAATGGATGAAAAGTGCTCTGTGTCGAAATGGTGGATGCCTCTTGTTTGGGCCACACACATTGTTGATATGGCACGGAAGGAGCAAAAGATTAAGAGTGATCCTGCAGTGCAAACAATTCTCAAGGAAATTTCTTCGATCCGTGCGGGACTCACTGGGGTTCAACACTATGATACGATATCCGTACCATTAGTATATACTCAAGTCGTCACTCTAGCTGTCTATAGTTATTTTGCTGCAGCCTTAATGGGAGCACAGTGGGTTATTCCGGAGAGCCAGGAGGACTACAAAACAACCTACAAACTACCAACTTTTAAGCACGAGACTGTGGATGGAGAATTCGGCTATCAacccataaatttatatttccctttttttctcatgctgcaatttatattttatgttggaTGGCTCAAAGTCGCCGAGATTCTCATTAATCCCTTTGGAGAAGATGATGATGATTTTGAGCTTAACTATATCATTGATAGACATTTCCGTGTTGCCTACATGATTGTTGATGAAATGCATGATAATAATCCAGAATTACTCAAAGATATACATTGGAATGAAACTGTTCCAAACAACCTTCCCTATACAGAGGACACAGCCCATTACCGAAAAGAAGAGCCCAAAGGAGGAgcggaaaaaatatttgatgaagaCTTGTATGGATATTCCAATTACTCAAAGTACGGGTTTTTAAGAAGAATGAGTTCGAACCGTCCTACTTCAGCACGaaaatcttcaaatatttctctttcaaaaacGCTCACCAATGGGAATGCAGTGATGCGACCTGTGCGAGGAGGTGATCCAGAGCCTTCATCAGACTATGAGAGTGTAGATACTAGCATCGTGGGGTGGTGGAAAAATAAGTTAAGACGATCGCAGATACGTAAATCCGGATTTTCTGTTGCATCAAGCCATTCCAATTTCCCTCATAGAAAATCCACCAAATCTCTCAAgtctcaaaaatcaaattatggaaGAATTTTTAGTAGCAATGCAAATAATACTCCAAAATTAAGTGTTACTTCAAACACCGATAGCAATCACCCACCCACTACGGGTGAACATCTTGGTACGGCAAAAGAGGAACAATTCCAGTCTACTCCAAATTTAGACCATTCCTCCAAAAATCCTATTGCTATGGTAACAGATGATGAGGATAGTTTTGATAACGAGTACGATTTTAGTCGTTTCAGAAATCAATCCCATCTTACAACCATCACAGAAAACCAAAATTCACCATACTCAACTCACAATGGCTCTCGAAGGAATTCAAGGCCTTATCCTAATGCAGAGGGACTCTTTGAGAGTTCTTCAACACCACCCTTTCTTTCCAAATCATTTTCCGATCAGGGAAGCACCAATTATTACCCATTGTCAGAAACCCAAGACGAACATTTGAATCCTTTTCAGAAGGAAGGGGGCGATATTAATAAGGACGATACTTTTAACTACGAAGAGGTATCTTTCAATCGGCAGGATAAAGACTCCGATCCAGGCCTCATTCTTAAGCCCAAAAGACATTTCGAACTCGGTGCAAGTCCTGCAGAAACTTTAAAGATCCCTTCTTATACAAGTCCTTCAAACACACCTAATACTTCATACGGAAACTATGCCAGCCCTGCTTTGCCGAAGAGGCAGGCTCGACTTGCATTTGATTCCATCAAACTCTCTAAAGCCATGGAGTCTTTTGTAAAGCCAAATGATTCCGTTACAGAAGTGAAGAATAAAATTCTAGATGACATGGATGAAATGGATGTAAAGGATGAGGAAGAGAGAAGGAGTCTGGGTGAGAGAAAGAGTCATCCAGAGGATAATACAAAGGGGCAAAAGAAAAGTGAGGAGAGCATTGCATCTGCTTTTGATAATGCAACATTCTACGTTTGA
- the LOC121121039 gene encoding large ribosomal subunit protein eL22, which produces MVTAVVKAPVKKSTGKKPGKQALRGKSKSGKGKKSVLKFVVDCTHPVEDGIFNCFDFESYLRDRIKVNGKLKNFGKDVSLERERNKIVISSSVPFSKRYLKYLAKKYMKKNNLRDWLRIVASSKDSYELRYFNINNDDDGDDDEDVEV; this is translated from the coding sequence ATGGTCACTGCTGTCGTTAAAGCCCCTGTTAAGAAGTCCACTGGCAAGAAGCCTGGTAAGCAAGCACTTCGTGGCAAGTCCAAGTCTGGGAAAGGAAAGAAGTCTGTGTTGAAGTTCGTAGTGGATTGTACCCACCCCGTCGAGGATGGCATCTTCAACTGCTTTGACTTCGAGAGCTACCTCCGTGATAGAATCAAGGTGAACGGCAAGCTCAAGAACTTTGGCAAGGATGTTTCactagagagagagagaaacaagATCGTGATCTCCTCCTCTGTTCCTTTCTCCAAGAGATACCTCAAATACCTCGCCAAGAAGTACATGAAGAAGAACAATCTCCGAGATTGGCTCCGTATCGTTGCTTCTAGCAAGGACTCTTACGAGCTCCGTTACTTCAACATCAACAATGATGACGACGGTGACGATGATGAAGACGTCGAAGTCTAA